One window from the genome of Rufibacter tibetensis encodes:
- a CDS encoding methyltransferase, with amino-acid sequence MDASLSTSSNPFDTLAQLAGGYCVARCLHVVAGIGLADHLEETPRSAEELAAELQVHPEALARMMRLLAAHGVFEVHEGAFKHSAASRLLRQDHPQSLKAFAKMFGLPVFWQIFEGLEHSLQTGRPAAEKVIPEGLWDYFGTHAEENRIFNAAMTSKSFGQAAGVMAAYDFSGFETIGDIGGGRGHLLAAVLQKAPNAKGILFDLPNVVEDASELASDRLELQAGNFFKDPLPACDGYLLMEIIHDWADEEAVKILKAIRQSAPEGAKLLVIEQLISPDQGPHWSKMLDIHMLALLGGRQRSLPEYQHLFEQSGFRLARMVPTVADVSILEAVPV; translated from the coding sequence ATGGATGCTTCTCTTTCTACTTCTTCTAATCCGTTTGATACTTTGGCACAACTGGCGGGCGGCTACTGTGTAGCGCGTTGCCTGCACGTAGTAGCTGGCATAGGTTTAGCCGACCATTTGGAGGAAACTCCACGCAGCGCTGAAGAACTGGCCGCTGAGTTACAGGTGCACCCAGAGGCGCTGGCGCGAATGATGCGGCTTTTGGCAGCCCATGGTGTTTTTGAAGTTCACGAAGGGGCTTTTAAGCACTCAGCAGCCTCCCGTCTTTTACGCCAGGACCATCCACAATCCTTAAAAGCTTTTGCCAAGATGTTCGGGTTGCCGGTATTCTGGCAAATTTTTGAGGGGTTGGAGCATAGTCTGCAAACGGGCCGTCCGGCAGCTGAGAAGGTCATTCCCGAAGGGCTCTGGGATTACTTTGGCACCCATGCAGAGGAGAACAGAATATTTAATGCAGCTATGACCTCCAAGAGTTTTGGACAAGCAGCGGGCGTAATGGCTGCCTATGACTTCAGTGGTTTTGAAACCATAGGTGATATAGGCGGCGGAAGGGGGCATTTGCTGGCCGCAGTGCTGCAGAAGGCACCAAATGCAAAAGGGATCTTGTTTGATCTGCCCAACGTGGTAGAAGACGCAAGCGAATTGGCTTCTGACCGCCTAGAGCTGCAAGCGGGTAACTTTTTCAAAGATCCACTGCCTGCCTGTGACGGGTACCTGCTCATGGAAATCATCCATGATTGGGCAGACGAGGAGGCCGTGAAAATTCTGAAAGCAATCCGGCAGTCAGCACCAGAGGGAGCCAAACTGTTGGTGATAGAACAACTGATCTCGCCAGACCAAGGGCCACACTGGTCAAAGATGCTGGACATTCATATGCTGGCCCTGTTGGGAGGAAGACAGCGCAGCTTGCCAGAATACCAGCATCTTTTTGAACAGTCGGGCTTCCGCTTGGCTCGTATGGTTCCCACGGTTGCCGATGTCTCTATTCTGGAGGCAGTACCGGTTTAA
- a CDS encoding TetR/AcrR family transcriptional regulator, translating to MKNLLANIKITVEEKVYLKDPESSEKGRMIIEHGIKLMEELGLEGFTFKKLAERIGITEATIYRYFESKHHLLVYLISWYWSWLEYRLVFATSNIASPQERLRVAIQILSGRIENDMDFAHIDEVTLQKIVIAESAKAYLTKEVDENNKEGFFLSYKRLNKRIASIILEINPEYKYPDSLVSTVSESAHQQVFFAKHLPSLTNIDLAQEDQLVDFLTELVLNTIKK from the coding sequence ATGAAGAATCTGCTGGCTAACATTAAGATTACAGTAGAGGAGAAAGTATACCTCAAAGACCCTGAGAGCTCTGAGAAAGGCCGGATGATCATTGAACACGGCATCAAGCTGATGGAGGAGCTGGGTCTTGAGGGCTTTACGTTCAAAAAGCTGGCAGAGCGGATCGGCATTACTGAAGCTACCATTTACCGGTATTTTGAAAGCAAGCACCATCTATTGGTGTACCTGATCTCCTGGTACTGGAGCTGGCTGGAATATCGCCTGGTGTTTGCAACCTCTAATATTGCCTCCCCGCAAGAGAGGCTACGAGTCGCCATCCAGATTCTGTCCGGACGGATAGAGAACGACATGGATTTCGCCCACATTGATGAGGTAACACTCCAAAAAATTGTGATTGCCGAGTCTGCCAAAGCGTATCTCACCAAAGAAGTAGATGAAAACAACAAGGAAGGGTTCTTTCTGAGTTATAAACGGCTGAACAAACGTATTGCGAGCATTATTCTGGAAATTAACCCAGAGTACAAGTACCCCGATTCATTGGTGTCTACAGTCTCAGAAAGTGCCCACCAGCAGGTTTTCTTCGCCAAGCATCTGCCTTCGCTCACGAACATAGACCTGGCCCAGGAAGATCAACTGGTAGACTTCTTAACGGAATTGGTTCTCAATACCATCAAGAAGTAG
- a CDS encoding SulP family inorganic anion transporter — MLSFKELKSDFPAGLVVFLVAVPLCLGIAMASGAPLFAGIISGIIGGVVVSLISGSQLGVSGPAAGLAVIVLNAIDQLGSFEVFLSAVFLAGVIQLALGFLKAGSIGYYFPTSVIKGMLAGIGVIIILKQLPHAFGYDQNFEGNVHFRQPDGENTFSELFQMLNAVSPSAVIISGLSLFILILWDQVLSKKGRIFQLIQGPLVVVLLGIGLNILFQNYYPQLALRSNHLVSLPVAESLGGFFQQFTSPDFSRILSYEVIFLAGTLAVVASLETLLCLEATDKLDPYKRISPANRELKAQGVGNMVAGLIGGLPVTQVIVRSSANIQSGGKTKLAAFTHGVLILICALTIPGVLNMIPLASLAAILLTVGYKLAKPALFKSVYRSGWMQFLPFIVTIIAIVFTDLLTGIGIGMAVAVLFILKNSYEVSHLLHQEKTPEGKDQYHLVLAEEVTFLNKGNIMQALRKIPEGADLVIDYSKSAFVDHDVKELIEDFKENAHMKHISITFKETQGRQRANATSVSL, encoded by the coding sequence ATGCTTAGCTTTAAAGAATTAAAAAGCGATTTTCCTGCCGGACTGGTCGTTTTTCTGGTAGCAGTTCCCTTGTGTCTAGGAATTGCCATGGCGTCCGGAGCTCCTTTGTTTGCCGGTATCATCTCCGGAATCATTGGTGGCGTAGTGGTCAGCCTGATTAGCGGCTCGCAGTTGGGGGTAAGTGGGCCGGCGGCTGGTCTGGCCGTGATCGTGCTTAACGCCATTGACCAACTGGGCAGCTTTGAGGTTTTCCTGTCAGCTGTTTTCCTGGCTGGGGTTATACAGTTGGCCCTGGGCTTTCTGAAAGCGGGCAGCATCGGGTATTATTTTCCAACCTCAGTGATCAAGGGAATGCTGGCAGGTATTGGGGTGATCATTATCCTGAAGCAGCTTCCGCACGCCTTTGGTTACGATCAGAATTTTGAGGGCAATGTGCATTTTAGACAGCCTGATGGGGAAAATACATTCTCCGAACTGTTCCAGATGCTCAATGCGGTATCGCCTTCAGCAGTCATCATTAGTGGCTTGTCTTTGTTTATCCTGATTCTTTGGGATCAGGTGCTTTCCAAAAAAGGAAGAATTTTCCAGCTCATCCAGGGGCCACTGGTGGTAGTACTGCTGGGCATCGGGTTGAACATTTTGTTTCAGAACTATTATCCGCAGTTAGCTTTACGCAGCAACCACTTGGTTTCGCTGCCGGTGGCAGAAAGCTTAGGTGGCTTCTTTCAGCAGTTCACCAGTCCAGATTTCAGCCGTATTTTAAGCTATGAAGTGATTTTCCTGGCAGGTACGCTGGCCGTAGTGGCTAGTTTGGAAACTCTCCTTTGCTTGGAGGCCACGGATAAATTAGACCCATACAAGAGAATTAGCCCCGCTAACCGTGAACTTAAAGCCCAAGGCGTAGGCAACATGGTGGCAGGATTGATAGGCGGTCTGCCTGTGACCCAAGTAATTGTGCGTAGCTCTGCCAACATCCAGTCTGGTGGTAAAACCAAGCTTGCCGCTTTCACCCACGGAGTATTGATTTTAATTTGTGCGCTCACTATCCCGGGGGTTCTGAACATGATTCCGTTGGCCAGTTTAGCGGCCATTTTATTAACAGTAGGGTATAAACTAGCCAAACCAGCTTTGTTTAAAAGTGTGTACCGCTCCGGCTGGATGCAGTTCCTGCCCTTCATTGTCACCATTATCGCCATTGTCTTCACAGACTTACTCACTGGTATAGGCATTGGAATGGCAGTAGCCGTGCTCTTTATTTTGAAGAACAGCTACGAAGTGTCTCACTTGTTGCACCAGGAGAAAACGCCAGAAGGCAAAGACCAATACCATCTTGTGCTGGCTGAGGAGGTAACGTTCCTGAACAAAGGCAACATCATGCAGGCCCTGCGTAAGATTCCTGAGGGAGCAGACCTGGTAATAGACTATTCAAAATCTGCTTTTGTTGATCATGACGTCAAAGAATTGATCGAGGACTTCAAAGAAAATGCTCATATGAAACATATAAGCATCACTTTCAAAGAGACACAAGGAAGGCAGCGTGCCAATGCCACCAGCGTAAGTTTGTAA
- a CDS encoding S9 family peptidase: MLRTTRFLFVMVLLLGYLPLAAQTNKLPALIDREIFFGDPEIVNAQISPDGSFIAFIKPHKGTRNIWVKKREEPFTAGKPMTADTTRPIINYSWSRDGKTLLYVQDKGGNENFHVYAVQPSQKLEAGQEVPTARNLTNVPNTRAMIYLAPRSEPNILYVGLNERDKAWHDLYRLDLATGEKTLVRQNTDRITGWTFDWNDKLRLATRSKPDGSSEILRVDEKELQPIYSSTIFETSVPIGFHKDNKRFYLRTDKGNRNLQQLVLVDPVTLKEELVETDPKNRVDVGQVLLSEVTREPIFIAYQDDKMRRTWKDKTYEKDFSTIEKKFPGQMVLLGSSTKDEQYWMVNVLSDVNSGEVHLFDRKTKQLTFQYRPQPKLPVNDLATMQVIRYKSSDGLEIPAYLTLPKNSSRKNLPLVVVPHGGPWSRNVWGFNSYHQFLANRGYAVLSPNFRGSTGFGKEFLNAGNKEWGQKMQDDITWGVKHLIAQGTVDPKRVGIMGGSYGGYATLAGLAFTPDVYAAGVSIVGPSNLNTLLNTIPPYWEAERKKFAERMGDLTTPEGKEQLARQSPLNSADKIKAPLMVVQGANDPRVNKAESDQIVIALRTRGFPVEYLVAPDEGHGFARPVNNMAMLAAAEKFLAKHLGGRYQESMSPAVATRLKEITVDVKTVALAAPKSE; encoded by the coding sequence ATGCTTAGAACTACTCGCTTTCTTTTTGTCATGGTTTTGCTGCTGGGGTATTTGCCTCTAGCGGCGCAAACAAACAAGTTACCTGCGCTGATTGACCGGGAAATCTTCTTCGGGGACCCGGAAATTGTGAATGCCCAGATCTCGCCTGATGGTTCTTTTATTGCCTTCATTAAGCCTCACAAAGGCACCCGCAATATTTGGGTAAAGAAGCGCGAAGAACCCTTTACTGCCGGCAAGCCCATGACCGCCGACACTACCCGCCCAATTATCAATTACTCCTGGTCCAGAGACGGGAAAACGCTGCTGTACGTGCAAGACAAAGGCGGCAATGAGAACTTCCATGTCTACGCGGTGCAGCCCTCCCAGAAGCTGGAGGCCGGACAAGAGGTACCCACCGCCCGCAACCTCACCAACGTACCCAATACCAGAGCCATGATTTACCTTGCTCCCCGGTCAGAACCCAACATCTTGTATGTAGGCCTGAACGAGCGCGACAAGGCCTGGCATGATTTGTACCGCCTGGATCTGGCCACCGGCGAAAAGACGCTGGTGCGCCAGAACACCGACCGCATTACCGGCTGGACCTTTGACTGGAACGATAAATTGCGCCTGGCCACCCGCTCCAAGCCAGACGGCAGCTCTGAGATTTTGCGGGTAGACGAGAAAGAACTACAGCCCATTTACAGCTCCACCATTTTTGAAACGAGTGTTCCAATAGGGTTTCACAAAGACAACAAGCGTTTCTACCTGAGAACCGATAAAGGCAACCGCAATCTACAACAACTGGTGCTGGTAGACCCGGTCACCCTAAAAGAAGAACTGGTAGAAACTGACCCTAAGAACCGAGTAGACGTGGGCCAGGTGCTCCTTTCCGAAGTGACCCGCGAGCCTATCTTTATCGCTTACCAGGATGATAAAATGCGCCGTACCTGGAAAGACAAAACCTATGAAAAAGACTTCAGCACCATAGAGAAGAAGTTTCCGGGCCAAATGGTTCTCCTGGGTTCCTCCACCAAAGATGAGCAGTACTGGATGGTGAATGTCCTCAGCGATGTAAACTCCGGAGAGGTGCACCTCTTTGACCGCAAAACCAAACAACTCACCTTTCAATACCGCCCCCAGCCTAAGCTACCGGTGAATGATCTGGCTACCATGCAGGTCATCCGTTACAAATCTTCTGATGGCCTGGAGATACCCGCCTACCTTACCTTGCCTAAGAACTCTTCAAGAAAAAATCTACCCTTAGTAGTAGTGCCGCACGGAGGTCCCTGGAGCCGTAACGTATGGGGCTTCAACAGCTATCACCAGTTTCTGGCTAACCGTGGATATGCGGTGCTATCGCCTAACTTCAGGGGCTCCACTGGTTTTGGGAAAGAATTCCTGAATGCGGGCAATAAAGAGTGGGGCCAGAAGATGCAGGATGATATTACGTGGGGCGTAAAACACCTTATTGCGCAGGGCACCGTTGACCCTAAACGGGTAGGCATTATGGGAGGTTCCTATGGAGGCTACGCCACCCTGGCAGGACTGGCCTTTACCCCTGACGTGTATGCCGCTGGCGTTTCCATTGTGGGTCCGTCTAACCTCAACACCTTGTTGAACACCATTCCGCCGTATTGGGAAGCTGAAAGGAAAAAGTTTGCGGAGCGCATGGGCGACTTGACTACCCCCGAAGGCAAAGAACAGCTCGCCCGCCAGTCACCGTTGAACTCCGCTGACAAGATCAAAGCACCGCTCATGGTAGTGCAGGGCGCCAATGACCCACGGGTCAACAAAGCCGAATCTGACCAGATTGTGATCGCCCTTCGCACCCGTGGCTTTCCGGTAGAATACCTGGTGGCCCCAGACGAAGGCCATGGTTTCGCCCGCCCCGTGAACAACATGGCCATGCTGGCCGCCGCCGAAAAAT
- a CDS encoding carbonic anhydrase family protein codes for MKAYTKETQQKLTPADAINILKEGNKRFVSNTKADRNLLQQVEETAEGQHPFAIILSCIDSRTSSELIFDLGIGDVFNARIAGNVVNEDILGSMEFACKVAGSKLIVVLGHTSCGAIKGACDHVELGNLTGLVNKITPSVEAVDYIGEKSSKNKEFVELVAQENVRRAVQLIKEKSPILSEMIQNGEIGLVGGMYDVKSGAVEFYSQEVA; via the coding sequence ATGAAAGCGTACACCAAAGAGACCCAGCAAAAGCTAACTCCCGCAGATGCCATTAACATTTTAAAAGAAGGAAATAAGCGTTTTGTAAGTAATACAAAGGCAGACCGCAACCTATTGCAGCAGGTAGAAGAAACTGCTGAAGGCCAACATCCCTTCGCTATCATTCTAAGCTGCATAGATTCGCGCACGTCCTCAGAGCTTATTTTTGACTTAGGGATAGGTGATGTTTTCAATGCCCGTATTGCCGGTAACGTGGTAAATGAAGACATACTGGGCAGTATGGAGTTTGCCTGCAAAGTGGCGGGTTCAAAACTCATTGTGGTGTTAGGGCACACCAGCTGCGGGGCCATCAAAGGTGCTTGCGATCACGTAGAATTGGGCAATCTTACCGGATTAGTGAATAAAATTACTCCTTCTGTAGAGGCTGTTGATTACATAGGAGAGAAAAGCTCTAAAAACAAAGAATTTGTAGAGTTAGTGGCCCAAGAAAATGTTAGACGCGCCGTGCAGCTCATCAAAGAAAAAAGCCCTATTCTGAGTGAAATGATCCAGAATGGCGAGATAGGCCTTGTAGGAGGCATGTACGATGTGAAGTCTGGCGCGGTAGAATTCTACAGCCAAGAGGTGGCCTAA